CGATTGAACAGAGAGAAATGTTAATAGAAATCATCAAAAATCAAATAATAGAATCCTATCGAGAAGAAATAGCCCAAAATGCTAAAGAAGCAAGGGAGGCTTTTCAAAGAGGAGAATTAAAACCTCAACCCTTAGAAGATATTATTAATGAATTAAAAGCCAAATTAACAGAAGATGAATGAAAGAGATTATTGCAACAGAGAAGTTTAAACGATCATTTCGTAAATTTGTCAAGCGTAATGCTCAACTTGAACAAAAAATTATTGAAACATTAAAGTTAATGCAAGAAGATATTTTTACACCTCAGTTAGCTACTCATTCATTACAAGGAAAATTATTAGGATTAAAAGCTTGTTCTTGTGGTTATGATTGTAGAATTGTATTTTCTTTGGAAACAACAGAAACTAATGATAAGGAGCAAAAAGAGGTAATTATTCTAATTGATATTGGTACTCATGATCAGGTTTATTAATTTTATCTTAATCGCATTTTCGGGATTATATGTTTGATGTTAATTAAAAAAGCGATCGCATCCATCTAAGGGTATCATTTTTCCCCGTTCCCCAATAGCATCTGGTGGGGGTTTTCTTCGGGGAAATTTAAGCTTAAGCTTAACAAAAACTTCACAAAAACTTCACGGAAAACTATTGACAAGAAGATGTCAAGGCCGCTTGATTAAATTAATTAACATCATTGGAGGATATACCCCATGAAAACCAAAAAACTGACCCCTCGTAACGCTGCTCCTGTCCAACGGGAAAATAACGCTACCGTCTCTCGTGATGGCAATGCGATCGCTCCGCAATGGGTCAATCGGCGCATACCTTTTGCGGGAGACGACGCGGAGTAGTCCCCTTGATTCTAGCACGAACCTCAAATCAGGTCAAAAGTCTTTTTCTCCTTGCCAAGGCGCACGGTTGCTCCCTTGGAATTGACGCACAATCCTAGTTAATTCGGGAGTTTCGGATACCGGGCATCGGTGAAAAAGCCCCGGGAGCAGGGAAGCAGAGGTTGTTTCTCTTCTCGGTCCCCCTTTTCCTTGACTCACGAGTGCTAGAAGACTTAGGTTCAGGGAGATGAACCCGTGCCAATAGCTTACTTCCCCAGGGTTATCGGATAGCGGTGTTCTTCTCCTTTGGCTTGTACTTCTGGCAAAAGCCCTTGTACTTTCTGGCGCATTCTTCTAGGCTGTCACCAAGTTTAAGAAAAGCAGGATGCCATTGAGTTAAGCCATCATCGGTTAAGAATGTAACGTAAGGTATTTAATGCCCTTTCTTTATCGGAAGGAGGGAAGCCATCGCAAAAATACCGTTTTTCCCAAAAGTGTCCTGTGCGATCCCCCCTAGCCCCCCTTGATAAGGGGGGAAGCCGAAGGCGGGGGGATCACATCGCCTTGTACCAGTTGAGAAAGTGCATAATTTTGGGTAAATCTTCTGGTTGGGCAGGTTCGATCAGATAATGGAGATGATTAGACATGATACAGAGAGCATAAAGCTGAAACTGGTGTTTGTCTAAAGCCTTCTTGATGGCATAAAGAAATACCTCCAGGCATTCCCGCTTGGATAGTTTGAACTCTCGGTTATTGCAGCCTGTGGTGACGTGGTAGGAATAACCAGCTTGAAGATTTCGAGGTTTTCTGGGCATATTTAAATTCTTTAAAACGGAGTAAATTTTATGTTAATCACAAAACCCCGCTTTCAAACCTTTGCCGAATATCTACAATATGAGGATAATTCAGAGGAATCTTATGAATTATTTAACGGAGAATTGGTAGAAATGCCACCAGAATCAGGACTTAACTTTCAAATTGCTAATCGTCTTTTTCTAGTCTTTGCTTTGATGCTAGGAACAGATAGAGTCAGAGGACATGGTTTAGAATTAGAAGTGAGAGGTGAACCGAAAAACCGTTATCCTGACCTAACCATTATTCGAGAAGAACATATTCAATTACTCTCCCAGAGAAATACGATTCTTCTTTCCATGTCACCCCCCTTATTAGTCATTGAAGTGGTTAGTCCGGGGGAAATCCAAAGAGAGAGAGATTACATCGCTA
This Microcystis wesenbergii NRERC-220 DNA region includes the following protein-coding sequences:
- a CDS encoding type II toxin-antitoxin system RelE/ParE family toxin, giving the protein MKEIIATEKFKRSFRKFVKRNAQLEQKIIETLKLMQEDIFTPQLATHSLQGKLLGLKACSCGYDCRIVFSLETTETNDKEQKEVIILIDIGTHDQVY
- a CDS encoding anacyclamide/piricyclamide family prenylated cyclic peptide, which translates into the protein MKTKKLTPRNAAPVQRENNATVSRDGNAIAPQWVNRRIPFAGDDAE
- a CDS encoding transposase — translated: MPRKPRNLQAGYSYHVTTGCNNREFKLSKRECLEVFLYAIKKALDKHQFQLYALCIMSNHLHYLIEPAQPEDLPKIMHFLNWYKAM
- a CDS encoding Uma2 family endonuclease; this translates as MLITKPRFQTFAEYLQYEDNSEESYELFNGELVEMPPESGLNFQIANRLFLVFALMLGTDRVRGHGLELEVRGEPKNRYPDLTIIREEHIQLLSQRNTILLSMSPPLLVIEVVSPGEIQRERDYIAKRSQYQACGIPEYWIVDPQTQTILVLELKGDTYAEIGNFSSDDLVKSSIFGQLNLKVSQVFN